The proteins below are encoded in one region of Caballeronia sp. SL2Y3:
- a CDS encoding cytochrome b/b6 domain-containing protein, producing the protein MRSVLDHQTARQYVQERTLRTVQPLWLRITHWVNAFAILVMVTSGWQIYNASPIFKALTFSPAITLGGWLGGALQWHFAAMWLLVANFIVYLAMNVATGRLRRRMFPLSIKSVFSDAFAALRGKLGHDDLTHYNAVQKFAYLAVIVDIVVIILSGLVVWKSVQFPWLRTLLGGYDNARVVHFFGMSFLVAFVVLHVAMVALVPRSLVLMIKGR; encoded by the coding sequence ATGCGTTCCGTGCTCGATCATCAAACCGCGAGGCAATACGTGCAAGAACGAACACTTCGGACGGTCCAGCCGCTCTGGTTGCGCATCACGCATTGGGTGAATGCGTTCGCCATTCTCGTGATGGTGACAAGCGGCTGGCAAATCTATAACGCGTCGCCGATCTTCAAGGCGCTCACGTTCTCGCCCGCCATCACGCTCGGCGGCTGGCTCGGCGGCGCGCTTCAATGGCATTTCGCGGCGATGTGGCTGCTGGTCGCGAACTTCATCGTCTATCTGGCGATGAACGTGGCGACCGGCCGCCTGCGCCGTCGCATGTTTCCGCTGAGCATCAAGAGCGTGTTCAGCGATGCGTTCGCGGCGCTGCGCGGCAAGCTCGGCCACGACGATCTCACGCACTACAACGCGGTGCAGAAGTTCGCGTATCTCGCGGTGATCGTGGATATCGTCGTCATCATTCTGTCGGGGCTGGTCGTGTGGAAGTCCGTGCAGTTTCCGTGGCTGCGCACGCTCTTGGGCGGCTATGACAACGCCCGCGTCGTGCATTTCTTCGGCATGAGCTTTCTCGTTGCGTTCGTCGTGCTGCATGTGGCGATGGTCGCGCTCGTGCCGCGCTCGCTCGTATTGATGATCAAAGGACGTTGA
- the acnA gene encoding aconitate hydratase AcnA, which yields MAHNLHNTLKEFDSGSGKGKYYSLPQLGKALNVDIQRLPVSIRLVLESVLRNYDEKKISEEHIKQLANWKPNAARVDEIPFVVARVVLQDFTGVPLLADIAAMRGVAKRTGKDPKAIEPLVPVDLVVDHSVQIDHFREPNALDLNMKLEFQRNNERYQFMKWGMQAFDTFKVVPPGVGIVHQVNLEYLARGVHKKDGVYYPDTLVGTDSHTTMINGIGVVGWGVGGIEAEAGMLGQPVYFLTPDVVGVELKGKLREGCTATDLVLTITEMLRKEKVVGKFVEFFGEGTASIAVPDRATIGNMAPEYGATMGFFPVDEKTIDYFRGTGRTDEEISAFENYFKAQNLWGVPKAGDIEYTKTLTLDLSTVAPSLAGPKRPQDRIEIGNVKSTFTDLFSKPVGENGFAKKPEDLQATYKTADGIEVKNGDVLIAAITSCTNTSNPSVLLAAGLLAKKAVEAGLTVAPHIKTSLAPGSRIVTDYLTKTNLLPYLDQLGFTLAAYGCTTCIGNAGDLTPELNDAIVKNDIVAAAVLSGNRNFEARIHPNIRANFLASPPLVVAYAIAGNITRDLMTEPVGQGKDGRDVFLGDIWPTSEEVHALLKFALDADTFRQNYSQLTKEGDLWSKIAGETGQVYDWPKSTYIAEPPFFGNDFSMKPADSIPAVTKARALGIFGDSVTTDHISPAGSIKETSPAGVWLKANGVQKADFNSYGSRRGNHDVMMRGTFANVRIKNLMIPPKADGTRVEGGLTIHQPSGEQLSIYDAAMKYIDEGTPTIVFAGEEYGTGSSRDWAAKGTQLLGVKAVVARSFERIHRSNLVGMGVLPLQFKGSDSVQSLNITGEETYDIEGLGDDFKPQQEVTLVIHRKDGKEDRVAVLLRIDTPIEVDYYKHGGILPFVLRSLLAA from the coding sequence ATGGCCCACAATCTCCACAATACGCTCAAGGAATTCGACAGCGGCTCCGGCAAAGGCAAGTACTACTCGCTGCCGCAACTCGGAAAAGCACTGAACGTCGACATTCAGCGCCTGCCGGTTTCGATTCGTCTCGTGCTCGAATCCGTGCTGCGCAACTACGACGAAAAGAAGATCAGCGAGGAGCACATCAAGCAGCTCGCGAACTGGAAGCCGAACGCGGCCCGCGTCGATGAAATTCCGTTCGTCGTCGCGCGCGTGGTGCTGCAGGACTTCACCGGCGTGCCGCTGCTCGCCGACATCGCCGCGATGCGCGGCGTGGCGAAGCGCACCGGCAAGGACCCGAAGGCGATCGAGCCGCTGGTTCCGGTGGATCTCGTCGTCGATCACTCGGTGCAGATCGATCACTTCCGTGAGCCGAACGCGCTCGACCTGAACATGAAGCTGGAATTCCAGCGCAACAACGAGCGCTACCAGTTCATGAAGTGGGGCATGCAGGCGTTCGACACGTTCAAGGTCGTGCCGCCGGGCGTCGGCATCGTGCACCAGGTGAACCTCGAATACCTCGCGCGCGGCGTCCACAAGAAGGACGGCGTCTATTACCCGGACACGCTCGTCGGCACCGACAGCCATACGACGATGATCAACGGCATCGGCGTCGTGGGCTGGGGCGTGGGCGGCATCGAAGCGGAAGCGGGCATGCTCGGCCAGCCGGTGTACTTCCTGACGCCGGACGTGGTCGGCGTCGAGCTGAAGGGCAAGCTGCGCGAAGGCTGCACGGCCACCGACCTCGTGCTGACCATCACTGAAATGCTGCGCAAGGAGAAGGTCGTCGGCAAGTTCGTCGAGTTCTTCGGCGAAGGCACGGCGTCGATCGCGGTGCCGGACCGCGCGACCATCGGCAACATGGCGCCGGAATACGGCGCGACCATGGGCTTCTTCCCGGTCGATGAAAAGACCATCGACTACTTCCGAGGCACGGGCCGCACCGACGAAGAGATCTCGGCATTCGAGAACTACTTTAAGGCGCAGAACCTCTGGGGCGTGCCGAAGGCCGGCGACATCGAATACACGAAGACGCTGACGCTCGATCTGTCGACCGTCGCGCCGTCGCTCGCAGGTCCGAAGCGTCCGCAAGACCGCATCGAGATCGGCAACGTGAAGAGCACGTTCACCGACCTGTTCTCGAAGCCGGTCGGCGAAAACGGCTTCGCGAAGAAGCCGGAAGACCTGCAAGCCACCTACAAGACGGCAGACGGCATCGAAGTGAAGAACGGCGACGTGCTGATCGCGGCCATCACCTCGTGCACGAACACGTCGAACCCGAGCGTGCTGCTCGCCGCCGGCCTGCTCGCGAAGAAGGCCGTCGAAGCCGGCCTGACTGTTGCGCCGCACATCAAGACGTCGCTTGCGCCGGGATCGCGCATCGTCACCGACTATCTGACGAAGACGAACCTGCTGCCGTATCTCGACCAGCTAGGCTTCACGCTGGCCGCTTACGGCTGCACGACGTGTATCGGCAACGCGGGCGACCTGACGCCGGAACTGAACGACGCGATCGTGAAGAACGATATCGTCGCCGCGGCCGTGCTGTCGGGCAACCGCAACTTCGAGGCGCGCATTCACCCGAACATCCGCGCGAACTTCCTGGCATCGCCGCCGCTGGTCGTCGCGTACGCGATCGCCGGCAACATCACGCGCGACCTGATGACCGAGCCGGTCGGCCAAGGCAAGGATGGCCGCGACGTGTTCCTGGGCGATATCTGGCCGACGAGCGAAGAAGTGCACGCGCTGCTCAAGTTCGCGCTGGACGCGGATACATTCCGCCAGAACTACTCGCAGCTCACGAAGGAAGGCGATCTGTGGAGCAAGATTGCGGGCGAAACCGGTCAGGTCTATGACTGGCCGAAGTCGACGTACATCGCGGAGCCGCCCTTCTTCGGCAATGACTTCTCGATGAAGCCGGCCGATTCGATTCCGGCGGTGACGAAGGCACGCGCGCTCGGCATCTTCGGTGATTCGGTGACGACCGACCACATCAGCCCGGCGGGTTCGATCAAGGAAACGTCGCCGGCGGGCGTGTGGCTGAAGGCGAACGGCGTGCAGAAGGCCGACTTCAACAGCTACGGCTCGCGCCGCGGCAACCACGACGTGATGATGCGCGGCACGTTCGCGAACGTGCGGATCAAGAACCTGATGATCCCGCCGAAGGCGGACGGCACGCGCGTGGAAGGCGGCCTGACGATTCACCAGCCGAGCGGCGAACAGCTGTCCATCTACGACGCCGCGATGAAGTACATCGACGAAGGCACGCCGACCATCGTCTTCGCGGGCGAGGAGTACGGCACGGGTTCGTCGCGCGACTGGGCGGCGAAGGGCACGCAACTGCTCGGCGTGAAGGCCGTGGTGGCGCGCAGCTTCGAGCGGATCCATCGTTCGAACCTTGTCGGCATGGGCGTGTTGCCGCTGCAGTTCAAGGGCTCGGACAGCGTGCAGTCGCTCAACATCACGGGCGAAGAGACGTACGACATCGAAGGTCTCGGCGACGATTTCAAGCCGCAGCAGGAAGTGACGCTGGTGATTCACCGCAAGGACGGCAAGGAAGATCGCGTGGCGGTGCTGCTGCGTATCGATACGCCGATCGAAGTGGACTACTACAAGCACGGCGGCATTCTGCCGTTCGTGCTGCGGTCGCTGCTCGCGGCTTAA
- a CDS encoding molybdopterin-dependent oxidoreductase: MRISKNTLDAESIIKTAAKELKAPARRLFGKRILSLGGLVMLSGCNITDDKSVNAMLRKISSLNDDAQALLFDPSKLAPTYPESMITRPFPFNAFYDIDQVPEVDPSAYKLAVGGLVKGKRVWTLEELYAMPQESQITRHICIEGWSAIGKWGGVRFAHFLARAGADTSAKYVAFHCADNYSTSIDMPTALHAQTLLTLTYDGQVLPPKYGFPMKLRMPTKLGYKNPKHIVAITVTNEYPGGYWENQGYNWFGGS, encoded by the coding sequence ATGCGCATCAGCAAGAACACACTCGACGCCGAGTCCATCATCAAAACCGCAGCGAAGGAACTGAAAGCGCCCGCGCGGCGCCTGTTCGGCAAGCGCATTCTTTCGCTGGGCGGCCTCGTCATGCTGTCCGGCTGCAATATCACCGACGACAAATCCGTGAACGCGATGCTGCGCAAGATTTCGTCGCTGAACGACGACGCGCAGGCGCTGCTCTTTGATCCGAGCAAGCTCGCGCCGACCTATCCCGAGTCGATGATCACGCGGCCGTTTCCGTTCAACGCGTTCTATGACATCGACCAAGTGCCGGAAGTGGATCCGTCGGCGTACAAGCTCGCAGTCGGCGGTCTTGTGAAAGGCAAGCGTGTGTGGACGCTCGAAGAGCTTTACGCGATGCCGCAGGAAAGCCAGATCACGCGGCATATCTGCATAGAAGGCTGGAGCGCGATCGGCAAATGGGGCGGCGTGCGCTTCGCGCATTTTCTGGCGCGCGCAGGCGCGGATACGAGCGCTAAGTATGTCGCGTTCCATTGCGCGGACAACTACTCGACGAGCATCGATATGCCGACCGCGCTGCACGCGCAGACGCTGCTCACGCTAACGTACGACGGTCAAGTCTTGCCGCCGAAGTACGGCTTCCCGATGAAGCTGCGCATGCCGACCAAGCTCGGCTACAAGAACCCGAAGCATATCGTCGCGATAACCGTCACGAACGAATACCCCGGCGGCTATTGGGAGAACCAGGGCTACAACTGGTTCGGCGGTTCCTGA
- a CDS encoding DUF5666 domain-containing protein yields MSIRMKLGVSIAALAFTAGAFAQTPAAKPTRIRGDIVALSGDTLTVHRRSGDTVKVTIKAETPVTALRNIKLQDIKPGEFVGTAATTGTDGKLTATEVLVFPEAARGTGEGHYAWDLGPQSSMTNANVDQVVQGTSGRDLKLSYKGGSSSITVPENVPVVTFAPATHDDLKPGKKVFVVASPAGGDYAAQRIVVEKDGVVPPM; encoded by the coding sequence ATGTCGATTCGCATGAAACTCGGCGTCAGCATCGCGGCGCTCGCATTCACGGCTGGCGCGTTTGCGCAGACGCCTGCCGCCAAGCCCACGCGTATTCGCGGCGATATCGTCGCGCTGTCGGGCGATACGCTTACGGTGCATCGTCGTAGCGGCGATACGGTGAAGGTGACGATCAAGGCCGAGACGCCCGTGACGGCGCTCAGGAACATCAAGCTGCAGGACATCAAGCCGGGCGAATTCGTCGGCACGGCCGCGACCACGGGCACCGACGGCAAGCTGACGGCGACCGAAGTGCTGGTGTTCCCGGAAGCGGCGCGCGGCACGGGCGAGGGGCATTACGCTTGGGACCTGGGCCCGCAAAGCTCGATGACGAACGCGAACGTCGATCAGGTGGTGCAGGGCACGAGCGGGCGCGATCTGAAACTGTCGTACAAGGGCGGTTCCAGTTCGATCACGGTGCCGGAGAACGTGCCGGTGGTGACGTTCGCGCCTGCTACGCATGATGATCTGAAGCCGGGGAAGAAGGTGTTCGTCGTGGCGAGCCCGGCCGGTGGGGATTATGCGGCGCAGCGGATCGTGGTGGAGAAGGACGGGGTTGTGCCGCCGATGTAA
- the denD gene encoding D-erythronate dehydrogenase, with the protein MKILITGGAGFLGQRLAKRLLARGTLDGQPVTEVLLLDVARPADASLLADSRVRAETGDIAERAVLERCIDGETRAIFHLAAIVSGQAEAEFDLGMRINLDASRTLLEVCRASGHAPRVVFTSSVAVYGGALPDIVQDDTALNPQTSYGTQKAIAELLLCDYSRRGFVDGRVLRLPTISVRPGKPNAAASSFASGIIREPLNGERSVCPVDGETRLWLLSPKSAVDALIAGCEIDRTEFGMRPIINLPGLSVSVNEMVAALREVAGDEVVSRIDWQRDERIAKIVASWPGAWDTSRAQQLGLTGDRSFADVIRAYIEDMRG; encoded by the coding sequence ATGAAAATCCTGATCACGGGCGGCGCGGGCTTTCTCGGCCAGCGGCTCGCCAAGCGGTTGCTTGCGCGTGGCACGCTCGACGGCCAGCCCGTCACCGAAGTGCTGCTGCTCGACGTGGCGCGTCCCGCCGACGCGAGTCTGCTCGCCGACTCGCGCGTGCGCGCCGAAACCGGCGATATCGCGGAACGCGCGGTGCTGGAACGCTGCATCGACGGCGAGACGCGCGCCATCTTTCATCTGGCGGCCATCGTCTCGGGTCAGGCCGAAGCGGAGTTCGATCTCGGCATGCGCATCAATCTGGATGCGTCGCGCACGCTGCTCGAAGTGTGCCGCGCGTCGGGGCACGCGCCGCGCGTCGTGTTCACGAGTTCGGTCGCGGTGTATGGCGGCGCGCTGCCTGACATCGTGCAGGACGACACGGCGCTGAACCCGCAAACGTCGTATGGAACGCAGAAGGCCATTGCCGAACTGCTGCTCTGCGATTACTCGCGGCGCGGTTTCGTGGATGGCCGCGTGCTGCGGCTGCCGACCATCAGCGTGCGGCCGGGCAAGCCGAACGCGGCGGCATCGTCGTTTGCGAGCGGCATCATTCGCGAGCCGCTGAACGGCGAACGCTCGGTGTGTCCCGTGGACGGCGAAACGCGGCTGTGGCTGCTCTCGCCGAAGAGCGCCGTCGATGCGCTGATCGCCGGCTGCGAGATCGACCGCACCGAGTTCGGCATGCGGCCGATCATCAATCTGCCGGGCTTGTCGGTGAGCGTGAACGAGATGGTCGCGGCGCTGCGCGAAGTGGCCGGCGACGAGGTCGTGTCGCGCATCGACTGGCAGCGCGACGAGCGCATCGCGAAGATCGTCGCAAGCTGGCCGGGCGCGTGGGACACGTCGCGCGCCCAGCAATTGGGACTGACGGGCGACCGGTCGTTCGCTGACGTGATCCGCGCTTATATCGAGGATATGCGCGGGTAG
- a CDS encoding DedA family protein/thiosulfate sulfurtransferase GlpE, translating into MLHQLVDRFGPAIVFINVMGSALGLPVPAMPTMIIVGASTALMAVNGGAFWPPLAGVLAVAVLGGVLGDLVWFQGGRKYGDRTLKTICKLSLSRDTCVKKTERFFGRWGVRILLVAKFIPGLSLVSVPLAGAMGVRLRSFILHDGAGVALWSTVGLTVGVLFAAELEMVFAMISRLGRQAVIVVAVLLAVYVTYRWWRRRALMATLEKARINVDDLYALMHGNPLPVIFDIRSAEKRMLDPYVIPGALFADERELQKIIESYDKDRKLVIYCSCPNEVSAAWMAKTLRNAGFRDVLPLTGGLDAWRLAGFDVAKLTEFGEIVAATPEEAEQMANTCSLPMVRDAASPNTPSANITSAPLHEPGLPHGDHA; encoded by the coding sequence TTGCTCCACCAGTTAGTCGATCGTTTCGGCCCGGCGATCGTTTTCATCAACGTCATGGGCTCCGCGCTCGGGCTGCCCGTGCCCGCCATGCCGACGATGATCATCGTCGGTGCATCCACCGCGCTCATGGCCGTGAACGGCGGAGCGTTCTGGCCGCCGCTCGCGGGCGTGCTGGCCGTCGCCGTGCTGGGCGGCGTGCTCGGCGACCTCGTCTGGTTTCAGGGCGGGCGCAAGTACGGCGACCGCACGCTCAAGACCATCTGCAAGCTGTCGCTCTCGCGCGATACCTGCGTGAAGAAGACCGAACGCTTCTTCGGACGCTGGGGCGTGCGCATTCTGCTCGTCGCGAAGTTCATCCCCGGTCTGTCGCTCGTGTCGGTGCCGCTCGCGGGCGCAATGGGCGTGCGGCTGCGCAGCTTTATCCTGCACGACGGCGCGGGCGTCGCGTTGTGGAGCACGGTCGGTCTCACCGTCGGCGTCCTGTTCGCGGCGGAATTGGAGATGGTCTTCGCGATGATCTCGCGGCTCGGACGCCAGGCGGTGATCGTCGTCGCGGTGCTGCTCGCCGTCTACGTGACCTACCGCTGGTGGCGCCGCCGCGCGCTCATGGCGACGCTGGAGAAAGCGCGCATCAACGTGGACGACCTCTACGCGCTGATGCACGGCAATCCGCTGCCCGTCATCTTCGATATCCGCTCGGCGGAAAAGCGCATGCTCGACCCGTACGTGATTCCGGGCGCGCTGTTCGCGGACGAACGCGAGTTGCAGAAGATCATCGAGAGCTACGACAAGGACCGCAAGCTCGTCATCTATTGCTCCTGCCCGAACGAAGTGTCCGCCGCATGGATGGCGAAGACGCTGCGCAACGCGGGCTTTCGCGATGTCCTTCCGCTCACGGGCGGCCTCGACGCATGGCGGCTCGCCGGCTTCGACGTGGCGAAGCTGACGGAGTTCGGCGAAATCGTCGCGGCGACGCCGGAAGAAGCGGAGCAGATGGCGAATACGTGCTCGCTGCCGATGGTGCGAGATGCGGCGTCGCCCAACACGCCGTCCGCCAACATAACGTCAGCGCCTCTGCATGAACCCGGCTTACCTCACGGAGATCACGCATGA
- a CDS encoding FAD-dependent oxidoreductase has translation MSTTPNSDRATQMPNVVAWSPGMPPPDDSGTPAPAAAAPEAESAPFSPLQTRAHQMFPRLTDDEIQRMSRFGKAARWRAGEWMFRTGEVGRGMVVILKGLVRVTRRDALGKTHIVVEHGAGHFLAEVAQLSGKPCLVDGIAAEDVEGFVIPPERLRALLVAEAELGERIMRALILRRVGLIEKGSGPVLLGQADDGRLISLQGFFRRNGYPHTVIDANTDPDAIALLERISASTADFPLVICPDGTVLRAPDENQVATQLGWLPEFDANHVYDVAIVGAGPAGLATAVYAASEGLSVAVFDCRAPGGQAGASSRIENYLGFPTGISGQALAGRAFVQAQKFGAHIAIPTRIKALHCGESPIQIELEKGTRVATQTVVIASGAAYRRPAIEGLERYEGRGTYYWASPVEAKLCKNADVVLVGGGNSAGQAAVYLASHARHVDVLIRGASLSASMSHYLVERIGSLPNVTVRTHTQITSLEGDDRMLTAINCKTPDGPLKLESRHLFLFTGADPNTDWLRDCSVNTDPKGFVLTGPEAHGGRTEGVMGLETSVPGVFAIGDVRSSSTKRVAAAVGEGAAVVSQIHALLAQREVESVAGA, from the coding sequence ATGAGCACCACCCCGAACAGCGATCGCGCCACGCAGATGCCGAATGTCGTGGCGTGGAGTCCGGGCATGCCGCCGCCGGACGATTCGGGCACGCCAGCGCCGGCCGCGGCCGCGCCCGAAGCCGAGAGCGCGCCGTTCTCGCCGCTGCAAACGCGGGCGCACCAGATGTTTCCGCGTCTCACCGACGACGAGATCCAGCGCATGTCCCGCTTCGGCAAGGCGGCGCGCTGGCGCGCGGGCGAGTGGATGTTCCGCACCGGCGAAGTCGGGCGCGGCATGGTGGTCATACTCAAGGGACTCGTGCGCGTCACGCGGCGCGATGCGCTCGGCAAGACGCATATCGTCGTCGAACACGGCGCGGGGCATTTTCTCGCGGAAGTCGCGCAGCTTTCCGGCAAGCCGTGTCTGGTCGACGGCATCGCGGCCGAAGATGTCGAAGGCTTCGTGATCCCGCCCGAACGGCTGCGCGCGCTGCTCGTCGCCGAAGCGGAACTGGGCGAGCGCATCATGCGCGCGCTGATCCTGCGGCGCGTCGGGTTGATCGAGAAGGGCAGTGGCCCCGTCCTTCTCGGCCAGGCGGACGACGGCCGGCTCATCTCGCTGCAAGGCTTTTTCCGGCGCAACGGCTATCCGCACACGGTCATCGACGCCAACACGGACCCGGACGCCATCGCGCTCTTGGAGCGCATCTCGGCCTCCACGGCGGATTTCCCGCTCGTCATCTGCCCGGACGGCACGGTGTTGCGCGCGCCCGACGAGAATCAGGTGGCGACGCAGCTCGGCTGGCTGCCGGAGTTCGATGCGAATCACGTCTACGATGTCGCGATCGTCGGCGCGGGGCCGGCCGGTCTCGCGACGGCGGTTTATGCGGCGTCCGAAGGATTGTCGGTGGCCGTGTTCGATTGCCGCGCGCCGGGCGGGCAGGCGGGCGCGAGTTCGCGCATCGAGAACTATCTCGGCTTTCCGACCGGCATCTCCGGTCAGGCGCTCGCGGGGCGGGCGTTCGTGCAGGCGCAGAAGTTCGGCGCGCACATCGCCATTCCGACGCGCATCAAGGCGCTGCATTGCGGCGAGTCGCCCATTCAGATCGAACTGGAAAAAGGCACGCGCGTCGCCACGCAGACGGTCGTGATCGCGTCGGGCGCGGCATACCGGCGGCCGGCCATCGAAGGGCTGGAGCGTTACGAGGGCCGTGGCACGTACTACTGGGCGTCGCCGGTCGAGGCGAAGCTCTGCAAGAACGCGGACGTCGTGCTGGTGGGCGGCGGCAATTCGGCGGGGCAGGCGGCGGTGTATCTCGCATCGCACGCGCGCCACGTCGACGTGTTGATTCGCGGCGCGAGCCTCTCGGCGAGCATGTCGCATTATCTGGTCGAGCGCATCGGCTCGTTGCCGAACGTGACGGTACGCACGCATACGCAGATCACCTCGCTGGAAGGCGATGACCGCATGCTCACGGCCATCAACTGCAAGACGCCGGATGGGCCGCTGAAGCTGGAATCGCGGCATCTGTTCCTGTTCACCGGCGCGGACCCCAACACCGACTGGCTGCGCGATTGCAGCGTGAATACCGACCCGAAAGGCTTCGTGCTGACCGGCCCCGAGGCGCACGGGGGACGCACCGAAGGCGTGATGGGACTGGAGACGAGCGTGCCGGGCGTGTTCGCCATCGGCGACGTGCGCTCCAGTTCGACCAAGCGCGTGGCGGCGGCCGTGGGCGAAGGCGCGGCGGTGGTCTCGCAGATTCACGCGTTGCTGGCGCAGCGCGAAGTGGAGAGCGTCGCGGGTGCGTGA
- a CDS encoding heavy metal response regulator transcription factor, translated as MTILVIEDDRKTGDYLKKGLIESGYQVDLVRNGTDGLHQALANPYELIVLDVMLPGIDGWQVMAALRAKRDLPVIFLTARDHVTDRIHGLELGADDYLVKPFSFTELVLRIRTLLRRGVMRESDTFQIADLHVDVLRRKVTRKGIDIVLTNKEFALLHLFCKHPGEALSRTLIASEVWDMNFDSDTNVVDVAVKRLRAKIDNAFEPKLIHTVRSIGYSFGEDA; from the coding sequence ATGACCATCCTCGTGATCGAAGACGACCGCAAGACCGGCGATTACCTGAAAAAAGGGCTTATCGAGTCCGGCTATCAGGTGGACCTCGTGCGCAACGGCACGGACGGCCTGCATCAGGCGCTTGCGAACCCGTACGAACTGATCGTGCTGGACGTCATGCTGCCCGGCATCGACGGATGGCAGGTCATGGCCGCGTTACGCGCGAAACGTGACTTGCCTGTCATTTTTCTCACGGCGCGCGATCACGTCACGGACCGCATTCACGGACTCGAACTGGGCGCGGACGATTACCTCGTCAAGCCGTTCTCGTTCACCGAGCTTGTCTTGCGCATTCGCACGCTGCTGCGTCGCGGCGTGATGCGCGAATCCGATACGTTCCAGATCGCCGATCTACATGTGGATGTCTTGCGCCGCAAGGTCACGCGCAAGGGCATCGACATCGTGTTGACCAACAAGGAATTCGCGCTGCTGCATCTCTTCTGCAAGCATCCCGGCGAAGCGTTGTCGCGCACGCTCATCGCATCCGAAGTGTGGGACATGAACTTCGACAGCGACACCAATGTGGTCGATGTCGCCGTCAAACGCCTGCGCGCGAAGATCGACAACGCATTCGAGCCGAAGCTCATTCACACGGTGCGCAGCATCGGCTATTCGTTCGGAGAGGATGCTTGA
- a CDS encoding heavy metal sensor histidine kinase, producing MNWRLIPRSRSLALRIALSFAAIVWIVVGMVGVALYQATNSALSTRADYQLIGRVEHFRSLLHDLYTINEIEARPRLFETMLGDRQDVILFRRAGSAAFINVNPDHMPLPPLHIVPVNRAIGLDDLYEGARADGVRMRWIGAQARIGESGEVVEIIAAHVMTQEARVLSTYLVRVWVNMIGAALIAMLLAYWATSRGLRPLKLMADKAAEITPHRLSARLDVAHAPTELQGLAASFNAMLDRLETGYERLLQFSADLAHELRTPIGVLIGETQVTLAHARSAPEYRSVLESNLEELERLARIAQNILFLAQADHGEQAIERERLGIREELQSIAAYFEGIAEERRITFDIDATGDMHANAIMCRRAIGNVVVNAVRYATPDSVVRLSGHADAEGACIVVGNRGAPIPREALARLFDRFYRGDAARSEWTESSGLGLAIVQAIMRMHGGSASAQCSADGWIEFTLRFPAQA from the coding sequence TTGAACTGGCGCTTGATTCCGCGCTCGCGCTCGCTTGCGCTGCGCATCGCGTTGTCGTTCGCGGCCATCGTGTGGATCGTGGTCGGCATGGTCGGCGTGGCGCTGTATCAGGCGACGAACTCGGCGCTGTCCACGCGCGCCGATTATCAGTTGATCGGGCGCGTGGAGCACTTTCGCTCGCTGCTGCACGATCTTTATACGATCAACGAGATCGAAGCGCGCCCGCGTCTCTTCGAAACCATGCTCGGCGACCGGCAGGACGTGATCCTCTTCCGGCGCGCGGGATCGGCGGCGTTCATCAACGTCAATCCCGACCATATGCCGCTGCCGCCGCTGCATATCGTGCCGGTGAACCGCGCGATCGGGCTCGACGATCTGTACGAAGGCGCCCGCGCCGACGGCGTGCGCATGCGCTGGATCGGCGCGCAGGCACGCATCGGCGAGAGCGGCGAAGTGGTCGAGATCATCGCGGCGCACGTGATGACGCAGGAAGCGCGCGTGCTGTCCACGTATCTCGTTCGCGTGTGGGTCAACATGATCGGCGCGGCGCTCATCGCGATGTTGCTCGCGTATTGGGCCACGAGCCGCGGCCTGCGACCGCTCAAGCTCATGGCCGACAAAGCCGCCGAGATCACGCCTCACCGCCTGTCCGCGCGTCTCGACGTGGCGCATGCGCCGACTGAATTGCAGGGCTTGGCGGCGTCGTTCAACGCGATGCTCGACCGTCTCGAAACCGGCTACGAGCGCCTGCTGCAATTTTCGGCGGACCTCGCGCACGAACTGCGCACGCCCATCGGCGTGTTGATCGGCGAGACGCAAGTGACGCTCGCGCACGCGCGCAGCGCGCCGGAATATCGCAGCGTGCTCGAATCGAATCTCGAAGAACTGGAGCGGCTCGCGCGCATCGCGCAGAACATCCTGTTTCTCGCGCAGGCGGATCACGGCGAACAGGCGATCGAGCGCGAGCGTCTCGGCATACGCGAGGAATTGCAGAGCATCGCGGCGTATTTCGAAGGCATTGCGGAAGAACGCCGCATCACGTTCGATATCGACGCAACCGGCGACATGCACGCCAACGCGATCATGTGCCGCCGCGCTATCGGCAATGTCGTGGTGAACGCGGTGCGGTATGCGACGCCGGACAGCGTCGTGCGTCTGTCCGGCCATGCGGATGCCGAGGGCGCGTGCATCGTCGTGGGAAACCGCGGCGCGCCGATTCCGCGCGAAGCACTCGCGCGGCTTTTCGACCGCTTCTATCGCGGCGACGCGGCGCGCAGCGAATGGACCGAATCGAGCGGACTGGGCCTCGCCATCGTGCAGGCGATCATGCGGATGCACGGCGGAAGCGCGTCGGCTCAGTGCTCGGCGGACGGCTGGATCGAATTCACGCTGCGCTTTCCCGCGCAAGCCTGA